A section of the Lepus europaeus isolate LE1 chromosome 10, mLepTim1.pri, whole genome shotgun sequence genome encodes:
- the LOC133767955 gene encoding myosin regulatory light polypeptide 9-like, whose protein sequence is MLSKRAKAKTTKKRPQRATSNAFAMLDQSQVQEFKEALNVIDQNRDGFIDKEDLHDMFASLGKNPADEYLDAMMNEAPGPISFTTFLTMFGEKLNGTDPEDVIRNAFACFEEATGTVQEDCPGEPLTTTGDRLTDEQADELLREAPLTKRGTSITRSHTHPHTWSERQG, encoded by the coding sequence ATGTTGAGCAAAAGGGCAAAGGCCAAGACCACCAAGAAGCGCCCTCAGCGCGCCACGTCCAATGCGTTTGCCATGCTTGACCAGTCACAGGTTCAGGAGTTCAAAGAGGCCCTCAACGTGATTGATCAGAACCGAGACGGTTTCATTGACAAGGAGGATTTGCATGATATGTTTGCTTCATTGGGGAAAAACCCAGCTGATGAGTATCTGGACGCCATGATGAATGAGGCCCCAGGCCCCATCAGTTTCACCACGTTTCTCACCATGTTTGGTGAGAAGCTGAATGGCACAGATCCAGAAGATGTCATCAGAAATGCTTTTGCTTGCTTTGAAGAAGCCACAGGCACCGTTCAGGAGGACTGCCCGGGAGAGCCGCTGACAACCACGGGAGACCGGCTTACGGACGAGCAGGCGGACGAGCTGCTCAGAGAAGCTCCATTGACAAAAAGGGGAACTTCAATTACACGGAGTCACACGCATCCTCACACATGGAGCGAAAGACAAGGATGA